Proteins from one Pontibacter korlensis genomic window:
- a CDS encoding DnaJ C-terminal domain-containing protein: MEYKDYYKILGVDKKASQADIKKAYRGLAKKYHPDKNKDNPGAEEKFKDISEAYEVLGDEEKRKQYDQLGANWRQFQQAGPGGQYYGQPGGGFTGSYQTTGGFSDIFGSSGGGFSDFFEQFFGGGAAGSFGGQRRGSGAHKGQDYQAEMEITLQEAFSGTSRLINLDNQQLRITTKPGVADGQVLRIRGKGAASPAGGQAGDLFITVHIKPDPRYERQGDDLTTTLPVDMYTAILGGEAQVQTMSGLLKLKIPAGTQNGKTLRLRGKGMPKYGQPDHYGDLYVKIEVSLPTNLSTEERQLFERLRDMSRARVV; this comes from the coding sequence ATGGAGTACAAGGACTACTATAAGATTCTAGGTGTTGACAAGAAAGCATCGCAGGCCGATATCAAAAAGGCATACAGAGGCTTAGCCAAGAAGTATCACCCAGACAAAAACAAGGATAATCCAGGCGCTGAGGAAAAGTTTAAAGACATCAGCGAGGCTTATGAAGTGCTGGGAGATGAGGAAAAGCGTAAGCAGTATGATCAGTTAGGTGCTAACTGGAGGCAGTTTCAGCAAGCAGGCCCCGGTGGGCAGTATTATGGCCAACCTGGCGGAGGTTTCACAGGCAGTTACCAAACAACCGGAGGCTTCAGTGATATTTTTGGCAGCAGTGGAGGAGGCTTTTCCGACTTCTTTGAACAGTTCTTTGGTGGCGGAGCAGCTGGAAGCTTTGGTGGGCAACGTCGGGGCAGTGGAGCACATAAGGGGCAGGACTACCAGGCAGAGATGGAAATTACGCTGCAGGAAGCCTTTTCTGGTACAAGCCGACTGATAAACCTGGATAACCAACAGCTGCGCATTACCACAAAGCCAGGTGTAGCCGATGGGCAGGTGCTTCGTATCAGGGGCAAAGGCGCGGCATCACCTGCAGGAGGACAGGCTGGCGACTTATTTATCACCGTTCACATAAAGCCTGACCCTCGCTACGAGCGGCAGGGCGATGACCTTACCACCACCTTGCCGGTAGATATGTATACGGCTATTTTAGGAGGCGAGGCGCAAGTACAAACAATGAGTGGCCTGTTGAAACTTAAGATACCGGCTGGCACTCAAAACGGCAAAACACTGCGCCTGCGAGGTAAAGGCATGCCCAAGTATGGGCAGCCCGACCACTACGGCGATCTATACGTAAAGATAGAAGTATCCTTGCCTACAAACCTAAGTACGGAAGAGCGGCAACTGTTCGAACGCCTTCGTGATATGAGCAGAGCAAGGGTTGTTTAA